In the Malania oleifera isolate guangnan ecotype guangnan chromosome 1, ASM2987363v1, whole genome shotgun sequence genome, one interval contains:
- the LOC131164943 gene encoding uncharacterized protein LOC131164943: MSITARPKSPAMEQSHPISSRRRDEPPEFSNLREWAFKARISRDNASSRRFSASNIRSSLREDTRSFRSNITVSSTASSPGYSLRDEIDPSTYSFTTALKALQARSGYYSWECVSPDGFALNSKWDEAEKYICNPLSGEVPMECLSAKTLSGRSFRTVTSSRTTMSAPLVYTNNHSNSRRIQTKPYATYQEDEPLHSPIHEKKVQSVMMMGTRDVGTQSSTPVDISSSSSPSPAATPPIEERSLKRCEAAEVGDSPAKLSISDKQEIVHVVDEEVLNKDRKENEETAARREILGEEELEKKAAEEEERCRWRHGGCLSWRSLRMRKMQREKHKTKTRNKINAFLPLRKGC; encoded by the exons ATGTCCATTACAGCTCGTCCCAAGTCTCCTGCCATGGAACAATCTCACCCCATAAGTTCCCGACGACGGGATGAACCCCCAGAGTTCAGTAACTTACGAGAATGGGCTTTCAAGGCTCGCATTAGCAGAGATAACGCAAGCTCAAGAAGGTTCTCTGCCTCCAATATCAGAAGCAGTTTGAGAGAAGACACGAGGTCTTTCAGATCAAACATTACCGTCTCTAGCACTGCTTCTTCTCCCGGCTACTCCTTGCGAG ATGAGATAGACCCATCAACCTACTCATTCACCACTGCTCTCAAAG CATTGCAGGCGAGATCAGGATACTACAGCTGGGAGTGCGTATCTCCTGATGGATTTGCATTGAACTCCAAGTGGGACGAAGCAGAAAAGTATATCTGCAACCCACTCTCAGGGGAAGTCCCAATGGAGTGTTTGTCTGCAAAAACACTCAGTGGAAGATCATTCCGTACAGTCACTAGCAGCAGAACCACAATGTCTGCTCCCCTGGTTTACACCAATAACCATTCCAATTCGAGGCGTATCCAAACAAAGCCTTATGCCACTTACCAAGAAGACGAACCACTCCACTCCCCAATTCATG AGAAGAAAGTGCAGAGCGTGATGATGATGGGTACTAGAGACGTGGGAACACAGAGCAGTACTCCGGTGGACATTAGTTCATCAAGCAGCCCAAGCCCAGCAGCAACTCCTCCAATTGAAGAGAGATCATTGAAGCGATGCGAAGCAGCTGAAGTTGGCGATTCGCCTGCAAAGTTGAGCATTTCTGACAAACAG GAGATAGTGCATGTGGTTGATGAAGAAGTACTGAATAAGGACAGAAAGGAGAACGAAGAAACAGCTGCAAGAAGAGAAATACTGGGAGAAGAAGAGTTGGAAAAGAAAGCGGCAGAAGAGGAGGAGAGGTGCAGGTGGAGGCATGGTGGGTGCTTGTCGTGGAGGAGCCTGCGGATGAGAAAAATGCAGAGAGAGAAGCATAAAACAAAAACCAGAAACAAGATTAATGCATTTCTTCCACTTCGTAAAGGCTGCTGA